ATTCAGCATAAATAGAAAGGAGACTTGCCAATACACCGAGTACAACCGTAGCAATTTTTGTCCAGCTAACTAATTTTGCATCAGATACCTCTTTAACAAAAGGACTAATTACATCGTTAACAACGATTACTGCAGCGGAATTAAGATATGAATCGGCTGAAGACATTGCGGCGGCTAAGATGAGGGTAAATACAAAGGCAACAACAACTTTTGGAACATAATGCATCATCAACCATGGCATTGCCATTGCAGGGTCAAGAGTAGGGTTTAATACCCGGGCTGTCATACCGACAAAAGCAGTCAAACTAACTGCGATTATTACAAAGATCCCACTAATTAACATTGCATTCCTTGCTGTTTTGGAATCTTTGGCTCCAAAGCACCGCTGCCAGTAGCACTGGGCTGCTAAAACCCCGAAACATCCGGTAATAAAATTTACTAAAATGGTATTAACAGGAACCTTGCTCAAATTCCATAATTCTGGTCCAGCTGTTGCCACAAGCTTAGTTCCCAACTCGCTCAAACTCCAATGGACAGGTGCCAAAGCGAAGAAATAGAAAATAGCGCCAAAGATTACTACAATAAGTCCTTGGATAAAATCAGTCCAGACTACTGAAACTATTCCACCCATAAAAGTGTATATAATAAACATTGCGTTAAACAATAAGATAATAGGTAAAGCATTAATCCCTGTAAATTGCTCAAAAATATAGCCTAATCCTTTGGCCTGGCCGCCCAGCCAAGCCATCATTATTCCCAGGGTCAAAATTCCTACAATTGCTTTTGAAAATTTGTCCCTGTGCAGTAAATCATACATCATATCTGAAAGAGTGTTGTAGGTGAATCTACCCGCTAAACCTGCAAATAGAAGTGCAAAAATTATTTTAGAACCTTGTTCACCAATAATAAAGGGAATATGGCTTATACCCCTGGTAAAACCGTGGGTGGCATGACCAATAAAATTACCGGCTCCCATGATGGTTGCGATATCACTAAATACGATAAGAAAAAGTGGTAAAGATCCACCAGCAATTGCGTACATTGAAAAACTGCTGGCTGCAGTATCTTTAACCCTGTAAGATATGTACATGAAAATGCAGCAAAATACAATCGTAATTGTCCATATTATAGCAGCAAGTGACATAGACTCGCCTCCTTACGCTAACTTAAATTTTTTGTAATCAGGAACAACTATGCTCGTCATTTTTCGGTAGACTACAGCTGCTATGGCAATATCCAAGCAACCCATCCCGATGAGGCTAGCTACTATACGCTCGTCTTTGTCTTTCCTTCCAATTACTTTCCCACAAATTACTTCTCCAATTTCACCCACTATGTCCTCTTTTTTCAACCTCCCTTCCAGGAAATATTTTAGAAATTCGCCGCGGTGCAAATTTTGTTCCAAATGGTCTACGTACAATTTATCGGCCTTGAAAATTAGGTTTTCATCCAGCTCTTGGTAAGAGCCTTTAGATGAAACAAACGCACCTGGCTTAACCCATTCTGCTTTAACTAAAGCCTCATCGGCAGTGGTTACTGTAACTATAACGTCAGCATCCTTAACCGCTTCTTCATTAGTTTTACATACTTTAACGGGAACAGAAGTTTTTTGCCCGATCTCTCTGGCAAATTTTTCACAAGCATCCGCACTTATATCGGCGACCCTTATCTCTTTTAATTCAAAAGTCTCCAACATGCATAAGGCAGTGGAAATACCCTGCACTCCAGCCCCTATAATAGCAAGTACTTCAGGGTTTACCGCCAGATATTTAGCGGCTACAGCTGTTTGGGCACCCGTTCTAATGTCTGTTATCCAGTTACCGTCAACCAAAGCCCTTAGTTGCCCTGTCAATGGATCGTTCAACAGAATTTCTGCCATGATATATGGCAGTCCCAATTTTTTATTGCCTATAAAACCACCCGCCCATTTAATTCCAAGTGTATCAAGCGGCCGTACGTAGGATGGCATTGAATTGATCCAGTTCGGTAAACCGAGTTCATGCATATTTAGGGTAATCTTTGAAGGCATGATAATCTCGTTTTGTGCATACCAAACATACGTCTGCTCAACTATATCGATAATATCTTTGATAGAGACGTATTTTTTTACATCTGCTTGGGTCATGATAATAGCTTCGTTCATCATAGCTCATCTCCTAATCTCAAGCTAAAATACAGTTTGTTGATTAATAGAAGTGCCTAAAGCCTGTAAAGCTTTTAACATCATTTTTTTACGTAATTCAAGTTCATCTTCAAAACTCAAAGCAGGGTTACCTGTTGGATGGGGAATAGCAACAGACGGTAAAATGCGGTTAGCCCCGACTGTTTGCGAAATGGGAACTATTGTGCAGACATGCACTGCCGGCAGTCCCACTTTTTCAATAGCTTTGACCATCGTTGCACCGCAACGGGTATCAGTCCCTCAGGTAGAGGTTAGTATCACCCCATGTACCCCATTAGCTAAAAGTTCTTTCCCAATTTCATCACCGAAACGGTTTGCAGATGAAACTGCTGTTGTATTGCCTACTGTTGCATAATAGAAGTCGTACAATTTACCTATTTTGCCTTCTTTTTCAAGAATTCGCATGGCATCCAACGGAAGGACTCTATCCGGGTCCTCTAGAGCGTAAACTGGATCATATCCACCATGAATTGTTTCAAATTCTCCTGCAACTAAATCATCAATACCTTCGATAGAGTATCTGCCAAATTTAGACGCGTTTGCGGATTCAATCCGGTCCGGATTACCTTTAGGTACAATTCCTCCGGACGTTACTAAAGCAATTACCGCCTCCTGCATATTTTCGATTGCAGGAGCGGGACTTACCCGATCAAATACAGGCATAGGCAACTCGGTTATAAATGGTTCGCCTTTTAATTTCTTTAAGAGCATATCAACTCCACGCACTGCTCCTGTCTTTTCTGCCCATACATTAACCCTAATTCCTTGGGGTATATAACCTTCTTCTTCAGGAAAACCTATCGGTTCACCTTTAACAATTCTTAAAGCAAAGGTGCTTAATTTAGGAAGTATGTCCCGCATGGCAACTGCCGAATTGCCAGTTTTTAGGATATATACTTGTTTATGGTACAGCTCCACCCCAGGATTTTCAGGGTACATAGCAGTTATAGCAGGAATTTTCAATCTTTCTTGCACTGCATGGCAAATTGCACCACAAGCTATACCATATCTTCCAGCGTTGAAGGCAGGTCCAGCTATTAAACCTTGGGGTTCATAATTTTTAATCATTTCAACTATATCTTCTATTGCCTTTTCCGTGTGTTCGGCGAAAAATGTATCACCGCAAATTACAGTTGCTACTATTTCTGCATCTTCACCCAAAAGTTTTTGCAAAGCCATTCCTGGTCCAACTACGCCCTCTTTTATTAATGGCGCTTGATCTGCTTTATCCTCCCCTCCAATTTGGCCAAAAAATTGATTAATATAATGTATAAATTTTATTTTTGCCATTTTCCCACACCTCGCCTATTTAAGTCTGGTAGTTAACCGTTCGTAGCCCAATTCGCAACATGAGCCCATGATACTAGCTATTTCCACTGTTATACTTCCATCTGGATGCAAGCTTCCACTAAACCCGCCGGTTATGATTTCAACACTTTCCAAGGATCCTATTATTTTTTCCATTGGAGGTAATGTAACAAGCTGATTACCGTTTCCATTAGTAATAACTGCATCGGCTTCCGGCGTAACATCTGCCAACCCTTGGGATCTACCGTCGC
This region of Zhaonella formicivorans genomic DNA includes:
- a CDS encoding sodium:solute symporter family protein, which codes for MYAIAGGSLPLFLIVFSDIATIMGAGNFIGHATHGFTRGISHIPFIIGEQGSKIIFALLFAGLAGRFTYNTLSDMMYDLLHRDKFSKAIVGILTLGIMMAWLGGQAKGLGYIFEQFTGINALPIILLFNAMFIIYTFMGGIVSVVWTDFIQGLIVVIFGAIFYFFALAPVHWSLSELGTKLVATAGPELWNLSKVPVNTILVNFITGCFGVLAAQCYWQRCFGAKDSKTARNAMLISGIFVIIAVSLTAFVGMTARVLNPTLDPAMAMPWLMMHYVPKVVVAFVFTLILAAAMSSADSYLNSAAVIVVNDVISPFVKEVSDAKLVSWTKIATVVLGVLASLLSIYAESIIGMFSKAYTMAGGGVVPVLIVGLLWKATSKEFTMGEKNSKITPWGARAGLIAGSIVSLTYSILWGVAVSAILTIVVSLLTKENVTVEQAKSV
- a CDS encoding ornithine cyclodeaminase family protein; this translates as MMNEAIIMTQADVKKYVSIKDIIDIVEQTYVWYAQNEIIMPSKITLNMHELGLPNWINSMPSYVRPLDTLGIKWAGGFIGNKKLGLPYIMAEILLNDPLTGQLRALVDGNWITDIRTGAQTAVAAKYLAVNPEVLAIIGAGVQGISTALCMLETFELKEIRVADISADACEKFAREIGQKTSVPVKVCKTNEEAVKDADVIVTVTTADEALVKAEWVKPGAFVSSKGSYQELDENLIFKADKLYVDHLEQNLHRGEFLKYFLEGRLKKEDIVGEIGEVICGKVIGRKDKDERIVASLIGMGCLDIAIAAVVYRKMTSIVVPDYKKFKLA
- the grdB gene encoding glycine reductase complex selenoprotein B is translated as MAKIKFIHYINQFFGQIGGEDKADQAPLIKEGVVGPGMALQKLLGEDAEIVATVICGDTFFAEHTEKAIEDIVEMIKNYEPQGLIAGPAFNAGRYGIACGAICHAVQERLKIPAITAMYPENPGVELYHKQVYILKTGNSAVAMRDILPKLSTFALRIVKGEPIGFPEEEGYIPQGIRVNVWAEKTGAVRGVDMLLKKLKGEPFITELPMPVFDRVSPAPAIENMQEAVIALVTSGGIVPKGNPDRIESANASKFGRYSIEGIDDLVAGEFETIHGGYDPVYALEDPDRVLPLDAMRILEKEGKIGKLYDFYYATVGNTTAVSSANRFGDEIGKELLANGVHGVILTSTUGTDTRCGATMVKAIEKVGLPAVHVCTIVPISQTVGANRILPSVAIPHPTGNPALSFEDELELRKKMMLKALQALGTSINQQTVF